In the Leptospira fainei serovar Hurstbridge str. BUT 6 genome, GGAAATCGCAAGCGTTCCCAATAAAAAAGTGAACCAAGTCACTTTCATCTGCGTTTTCAATCCACCCATTCTCCGCAGATCCTGCTCGTCGTTCAGGGAATGGATCACCGATCCGGAGCCGAGAAACAGCAACGCTTTAAAGAATGCATGGGTTAGTAGATGGAACAATCCTGCTACATAAGCGCCGACTCCCATCGCAACGAACATATACCCGAGTTGGGACACCGTAGAGTAGGCCAAAACTTTCTTAATATCGTTTTGAAAAATTCCGATCGTAGCCGCAAAAAATGCGGTAAACGTGCCGATGACGGTGATCCAAAGTCCGACTTGCGGGGTAAGAATGAAGAGAAAATTCAATCTTGCGATCAGAAAAATTCCCGCAGTGACCATAGTAGCGGCATGTATCAATGCCGATACGGGAGTTGGTCCGGCCATTGCATCGGGCAACCAAACGTGAAACGGGAATTGAGCGGACTTACCCATAGCTCCTATGAAGTAGCAAGTCGTTACGATAGGCAAGACGTGTTGAAATCCTCGAAGCTCGGGAAGTATGGACGCGATCTGAGTAAACGATAAGGTTCCCGTATACCAATACGTCAATGCAATCCCGATAACCATCGCAAGATCGGCGATTCGGTTCGTAATAAAAGCCTTAATACCTGCGTTTGCAGCAGTCTCTTTATGAGTATCGAATCCTATCAGTAAGTAGGAGCAGAGTCCGACTCCTTCCCAACCGAAAAACAAAACCACAAGATTCTCGGCCAATACCAAATGCAACATGGAGAAAACGAATAAATTCAAATAGGAGAAGAATCGGCCGTTACTCGGATTCCCTTTCATATAACCGATCGAGTAAAGATGGATAAGACTTCCTATTCCGGTTATGATCAAAACCATAAACAGGGAAAGTTGATCGATTTGATAAGCGACCTCTACGTTAAACCCGCCTACGTCCAGCCAATGAAAAAATGAAACAATCTCGGGAACCTGACGTTCCAATGGTTTAAACGCAAGAAACGCATAAAGTCCGACGCAAAAGGCTGCAAATGAGCAGAGAGTCCCGAGCATGCCGGGCCAGTTTCCTTTAAGAACTCTGCCAAAAAGAGCATTTATGACGGATCCGATTAACGGTAAAAGTACAAGGACCGGTATCCAAATATCCCAGGCCATATTAATCACCATTTCATTAAGTTCATTTCGTCAACAAA is a window encoding:
- the nuoL gene encoding NADH-quinone oxidoreductase subunit L, whose protein sequence is MAWDIWIPVLVLLPLIGSVINALFGRVLKGNWPGMLGTLCSFAAFCVGLYAFLAFKPLERQVPEIVSFFHWLDVGGFNVEVAYQIDQLSLFMVLIITGIGSLIHLYSIGYMKGNPSNGRFFSYLNLFVFSMLHLVLAENLVVLFFGWEGVGLCSYLLIGFDTHKETAANAGIKAFITNRIADLAMVIGIALTYWYTGTLSFTQIASILPELRGFQHVLPIVTTCYFIGAMGKSAQFPFHVWLPDAMAGPTPVSALIHAATMVTAGIFLIARLNFLFILTPQVGLWITVIGTFTAFFAATIGIFQNDIKKVLAYSTVSQLGYMFVAMGVGAYVAGLFHLLTHAFFKALLFLGSGSVIHSLNDEQDLRRMGGLKTQMKVTWFTFLLGTLAISGIPPFSGFFSKDLILEKAYFFHPLFFGLGVITALLTTFYMFRLTFLAFTGSSRISPSVHPHESPWTITLPLILLAVGAAFSGFLFVPESLGGVDLLERYFQPIFALGKEYSQTAIRHSASVHHLSPSAELTLALLSLGAVGIGLGLAWNFYSRKEEVPPSEEEYTGWRKLIAKKYYIDEFFSNAVVGPILFFSEFFSTIVEKQFIDKILVNTGRLSSGISLVLRRLQTGTVVDYAFMIILGTILILSLFLWRGL